A single region of the Neisseria zoodegmatis genome encodes:
- a CDS encoding DUF6270 domain-containing protein, with protein MNILIFGSCVTRDAFTFDKADAFKLVRYFARSSLATAFNSVKVEDSYTEQLKSPFQRKIVHADFCKEFTNELVDKQYDYLILDFIDDRYDLFKFSDGGKVLLTAELKQTDFLKRNQDKGRIVSGWSEEWFQEWQKGCLQFIKKAQEHNLLPKILLNKVYWTPQLTNGEIFYDETKVIQANNFLERQYGFIEKFLNHNNTLNYTSDVLYANKGHMWGLSPFHYIDELYLLMLDQLKDDSLRAEIRNERISASSGVEVVANTLTNQPLSNMKQSFSNELHTIKEQLSYIRKNSRQQLQLTQQLQDKSTQYEQTIHELTKNLEKVKAELNAANQKIQQTKQQLENTLSFKLGYTLIHSTKSFGNFISLPGDLIKLMSYAKSKKENKNLPSIKKAVKSNSFPKVDSQFKKQYGIRFISILDEISHTSFESEFQLFQLNKTTFEAQIKGSSSSGFLIESCWKGNFGAWEYAFTSPNLQHQNAQNLLKALDIAKERNFPIVFWNKEDPMHYEKFLPIASKCDVIFTTDSNKVKDYQRDVPNAKVDTLLFAANINICNPANRFRKEHENICFAGSYYGVGHDDRKKQMDALLPTIIKFQGAIYDRMSQTGNERYAYPRKYRKFIRPAVPFREIVDIYKQFKIFLNVNTITDSPTMMSRRVYELLACGTPVISTPSMAIDEQFKGIVQVAKNAKEANKIAKRLLENEWEWLRISHLGYREIMLKHTYEHRAVQIANSLGKNIQQEKPLASIVVASNRPHFIDRIVQNLSQQVYPNVEVIVIAQKYTDEQLAELERKLNNSGKTFKSIQIVRNDSEDTLGKRLNQGISLSKGEYIAKFDDDDFYFPSYLQDMLIPFKFGDYGIVGKKEIFIYLEGQNKTFVRYKGQRHMETDFLTGATLVFSRKALAQLSFGDLNRGEDSNILEQAKKLKIKTYVADPFNFVVYRSKELSNHTWQVEDKFFTDKGVFIGEGLAEDTVKL; from the coding sequence ATGAATATATTGATTTTTGGTAGCTGTGTAACAAGAGATGCTTTTACCTTTGATAAGGCGGATGCATTTAAACTCGTTCGATATTTTGCACGCAGCTCGTTGGCAACCGCATTTAACTCTGTCAAAGTTGAAGATAGTTACACAGAACAATTGAAATCACCATTTCAACGAAAAATTGTACATGCTGATTTTTGCAAAGAGTTTACCAATGAGCTTGTCGATAAACAATATGATTATCTGATTTTAGATTTTATAGACGACAGATATGATTTATTTAAATTTTCCGATGGTGGTAAGGTTTTATTGACTGCTGAATTAAAACAAACCGACTTTCTTAAAAGAAACCAAGACAAAGGCCGAATTGTTTCCGGTTGGTCAGAAGAATGGTTTCAAGAATGGCAAAAGGGCTGCTTGCAATTTATTAAAAAAGCTCAAGAACACAACTTATTGCCAAAAATCTTACTCAACAAAGTATATTGGACCCCCCAACTTACCAACGGGGAAATATTTTATGACGAAACGAAAGTGATACAAGCGAACAACTTCCTTGAGCGACAGTATGGCTTTATTGAGAAGTTTTTAAACCACAATAATACCTTAAATTATACCTCTGATGTACTTTATGCGAATAAAGGACACATGTGGGGACTAAGTCCATTTCATTATATAGACGAGCTTTACCTGCTTATGCTAGATCAACTGAAAGATGACTCATTGCGCGCAGAAATCCGCAATGAGCGTATTTCAGCATCAAGCGGAGTAGAAGTTGTAGCGAATACATTAACCAATCAACCTCTTTCAAATATGAAACAAAGTTTTTCAAACGAGCTTCATACCATTAAAGAGCAGTTATCCTACATCCGTAAAAATTCCCGCCAGCAATTGCAGCTAACTCAACAATTGCAGGATAAAAGCACTCAATATGAGCAAACCATTCATGAACTGACTAAAAATCTGGAAAAGGTAAAAGCAGAGTTGAATGCAGCAAACCAAAAAATTCAACAAACCAAACAACAGTTAGAAAATACGCTTTCGTTTAAGCTAGGTTACACCTTAATTCATTCAACCAAATCATTTGGCAATTTTATCTCCTTACCAGGTGATTTAATTAAGTTAATGAGCTATGCCAAATCCAAAAAAGAAAATAAAAACTTACCTTCCATAAAAAAAGCTGTTAAATCAAACTCTTTCCCTAAAGTTGACAGTCAATTTAAAAAGCAGTACGGCATTAGGTTTATTTCAATTTTGGATGAAATATCTCATACCTCGTTTGAAAGTGAATTTCAGCTTTTCCAATTGAACAAAACCACCTTTGAAGCACAAATCAAAGGCTCTTCATCTTCGGGCTTTTTAATTGAAAGCTGCTGGAAAGGCAATTTTGGTGCTTGGGAATACGCCTTTACTTCTCCCAACTTGCAACACCAAAACGCCCAAAATTTATTGAAAGCCTTAGATATCGCAAAAGAACGTAACTTCCCAATAGTCTTTTGGAATAAAGAAGATCCAATGCACTACGAGAAGTTTTTACCCATTGCATCAAAATGTGATGTGATATTCACAACCGACAGCAATAAGGTCAAAGATTATCAACGCGATGTACCGAATGCCAAAGTGGATACTCTGCTTTTTGCTGCCAATATCAACATCTGCAACCCTGCCAACCGTTTCCGTAAAGAGCATGAAAATATCTGCTTTGCCGGATCTTATTACGGTGTAGGCCATGACGATCGCAAAAAACAAATGGATGCCTTATTGCCTACTATTATCAAATTTCAAGGAGCCATTTACGACCGAATGTCTCAAACCGGCAACGAACGTTATGCCTATCCTCGTAAATACCGTAAATTTATACGTCCGGCTGTTCCATTCAGAGAAATTGTAGATATTTACAAACAGTTTAAAATCTTTTTGAATGTAAATACCATCACTGATTCTCCAACAATGATGTCCCGTCGTGTTTATGAATTGCTGGCATGCGGCACCCCAGTGATTTCCACACCATCTATGGCTATTGATGAGCAGTTTAAAGGCATTGTCCAAGTAGCCAAAAATGCCAAAGAAGCTAATAAAATTGCCAAAAGATTGCTGGAAAATGAATGGGAATGGCTAAGGATTTCACATCTTGGCTATCGCGAAATTATGCTCAAGCATACTTATGAGCACCGTGCTGTTCAAATTGCCAATTCATTGGGAAAAAATATTCAGCAGGAGAAACCTTTAGCCAGTATTGTAGTCGCATCAAACCGCCCTCACTTTATCGACAGGATTGTTCAAAACCTTAGCCAACAGGTTTATCCCAATGTAGAAGTTATTGTGATTGCTCAGAAATATACTGATGAGCAATTAGCTGAATTGGAACGTAAACTGAATAATAGCGGAAAAACATTTAAATCCATTCAGATAGTGCGTAACGACTCGGAAGATACATTGGGCAAACGCCTTAATCAGGGAATTTCACTATCAAAAGGCGAATATATTGCCAAGTTTGACGATGATGACTTTTACTTCCCCAGTTACCTACAAGATATGCTCATACCTTTTAAATTTGGCGACTATGGTATTGTGGGTAAAAAAGAAATCTTTATTTATCTAGAGGGTCAAAACAAAACCTTTGTCCGTTACAAAGGACAACGCCATATGGAAACCGATTTTCTAACAGGTGCAACCCTAGTATTTTCAAGAAAAGCCCTAGCACAGCTTTCTTTCGGTGATTTAAATCGGGGAGAAGACTCAAATATTCTCGAGCAAGCCAAAAAATTAAAAATTAAAACATATGTTGCAGACCCGTTTAACTTTGTTGTTTATCGCTCCAAAGAGCTGTCTAACCATACTTGGCAGGTAGAAGATAAATTTTTCACTGATAAGGGTGTATTTATAGGAGAAGGTTTGGCTGAGGATACAGTTAAACTATAG
- the wecC gene encoding UDP-N-acetyl-D-mannosamine dehydrogenase, with the protein MSKFETISVIGLGYIGLPTAAAFAQQGVNVIGVDVNQRAVDTINQGKIHIVEPDLDIAVHECVTKGTLKATMVPEPADAFLIAVPTPFKGSNYEPDLSYIEAASKAIAPVLKKGDLVILESTSPVGATEQMSEWLAEARPDLSFPQQAGENSDIRVAHCPERVLPGQVMRELIENDRIIGGITPKCSEQAVSLYKIFVKGDCIITNARTAEMCKLTENSFRDVNIAFANELSIICDKLDINVWELINLANRHPRVNILQPGCGVGGHCIAVDPWFIVNKTPDLAKLIHMARLVNDGKPEWVINKVNDAVIEALQKNPNKTLGDIKIACLGLAFKPDIDDLRESPALKITEQLAEKYPNQITAVEPNIEALPEQLATINIKLSSLQQALEAADVLVVLVDHKEFKEIQAVSINAVLVDTKGIW; encoded by the coding sequence AGCTTTTGCGCAACAAGGGGTTAATGTAATCGGCGTAGATGTTAACCAACGCGCTGTAGACACAATTAATCAAGGCAAAATTCATATTGTAGAGCCGGATTTAGATATTGCCGTACACGAGTGCGTAACAAAAGGAACATTAAAAGCAACAATGGTTCCGGAACCTGCAGATGCTTTTTTAATCGCCGTTCCAACTCCATTTAAAGGCTCAAATTACGAACCCGACCTCAGCTATATTGAAGCAGCCAGCAAAGCCATTGCTCCGGTACTGAAAAAAGGCGATCTCGTTATTCTCGAATCAACGTCCCCAGTGGGAGCAACAGAGCAAATGTCCGAATGGCTGGCAGAAGCCCGTCCTGATTTAAGCTTCCCTCAACAAGCCGGAGAAAACTCAGATATCCGCGTCGCTCATTGCCCCGAAAGAGTGCTACCAGGCCAAGTAATGCGAGAACTCATCGAAAATGACCGTATCATTGGCGGCATTACACCCAAATGCTCTGAACAGGCCGTTTCCTTATATAAAATTTTTGTCAAAGGCGATTGCATCATTACCAATGCCCGCACTGCAGAGATGTGCAAGCTCACCGAAAATTCTTTCAGAGACGTTAACATTGCTTTTGCCAATGAGCTTTCTATTATTTGCGATAAGCTAGACATCAATGTATGGGAATTGATTAACCTTGCCAACCGACATCCCCGTGTCAATATTTTACAACCGGGATGTGGCGTAGGCGGACACTGTATTGCCGTTGATCCATGGTTTATTGTCAATAAAACACCTGATTTAGCTAAATTGATTCACATGGCTCGCTTAGTGAATGATGGAAAACCCGAATGGGTCATCAATAAAGTAAACGATGCCGTGATTGAAGCCTTGCAAAAAAATCCTAATAAAACCCTAGGGGACATTAAAATTGCCTGCTTAGGTCTAGCATTTAAGCCTGATATTGATGACTTGCGTGAAAGCCCTGCGTTAAAAATCACCGAACAACTTGCAGAAAAATATCCAAATCAAATTACAGCTGTTGAACCAAACATTGAAGCGTTGCCAGAACAATTAGCCACTATAAATATTAAACTTTCATCTTTACAACAAGCTTTAGAAGCTGCAGATGTGTTGGTAGTGCTGGTTGATCATAAAGAGTTTAAAGAAATCCAGGCGGTCTCAATAAATGCGGTTTTAGTGGATACCAAAGGTATTTGGTAA
- a CDS encoding CgeB family protein, with protein sequence MKIYLISDGLTQKSLSLEQTEISFNWFYLNHLKQSFLLVESAWLGYKNRWKYKIASYPDDPNRTNKKLVQLVQTAKDKGIPTVFWNKEDSIHFDRFIDSAKHFDHIFTVDQNCVERYRAVVPSETTVDVAMFPVQPRIHNYQGFNFKYMTANFIGSYSKHIHNKRRERQELLFRAAAKAGLPVTIFDRNSDRKSDNYRYPEEEFSLTVRPAVDYMQTADIYRQFAVSLNVNTIEDSPTMFSRRVVEVLACGGILVSTPSLAMDRLFKDYCHIVHSEDEAVALFERLKHGPSKQDLEMAKAGADFVLNHFTWQKFLEKIEAVIASKK encoded by the coding sequence ATGAAAATATATTTAATTAGTGATGGATTAACTCAAAAATCCTTATCACTAGAACAAACTGAAATCAGCTTTAATTGGTTTTATCTTAACCATCTCAAACAATCGTTTTTATTGGTTGAATCCGCTTGGCTCGGCTATAAAAATCGGTGGAAATACAAAATCGCATCATATCCTGACGATCCCAACCGTACTAACAAAAAGTTAGTGCAGTTAGTTCAGACGGCCAAAGACAAGGGGATCCCAACTGTTTTTTGGAATAAAGAAGACTCGATTCATTTTGACCGCTTTATTGATTCTGCCAAACATTTCGACCATATTTTTACCGTAGATCAAAATTGCGTAGAACGATATAGAGCAGTTGTGCCATCAGAAACTACGGTTGATGTAGCCATGTTCCCTGTTCAACCTCGAATCCATAATTATCAAGGGTTTAATTTTAAGTATATGACCGCCAATTTTATTGGCAGCTACAGCAAACATATCCATAATAAGCGCAGGGAGCGGCAAGAATTATTGTTTAGAGCAGCTGCCAAAGCAGGTCTGCCAGTAACGATTTTTGATCGAAATTCTGATAGAAAATCAGATAATTACCGCTACCCAGAAGAAGAATTCAGTTTAACGGTACGCCCTGCCGTAGATTATATGCAAACTGCCGATATCTACAGGCAATTTGCCGTATCGCTTAATGTGAATACGATTGAAGATTCTCCAACTATGTTTTCCCGTCGTGTGGTAGAAGTGTTGGCTTGTGGTGGTATTTTAGTTTCGACACCAAGTTTGGCGATGGATAGGTTATTTAAAGATTACTGCCATATTGTTCACTCTGAAGATGAGGCAGTAGCTTTATTTGAGCGTTTAAAACATGGCCCGTCCAAACAAGATTTAGAAATGGCTAAGGCTGGTGCAGATTTTGTGTTGAATCATTTTACATGGCAAAAATTTTTGGAAAAAATCGAAGCAGTGATTGCTTCTAAAAAATAA
- a CDS encoding capsular polysaccharide biosynthesis protein, translating into MMLSSLGLYLQHKHLRAFLPSNIRCNNYFVLWGKKHPKRKFVAQHLFKLPTVYLEDGFLRSIGLGVTGCPPLALVVDDLGIYYDTTRTSRLEQLVLAADSMPSEIIEDARKAIGLIVANKLSKYNHAPIFSDGLSVQRPSEKEVVLVIDQTFGDMAVQYGGADTDTFKRMFQTALSENPDAEIWVKTHPDVLSGKKRGYLTDLSTHAENVRLVAENINPISLLEQADKVYCVTSQMGFEALLLGKPVVTFGLPWYAGWGVSDDRHSGVAGLTAQKRRAPRSLLQLFAAAYLQYSRYINPNTGKTGTIFDVIDHLSSARRLNEKLRGNLYCVGMSLWKQAVIKPFFNVPSCRLHFVSSFKKLEKSVLPPDARLLVWGNGSQESADFVQKHNLSVLRMEDGFIRSVGLGSNLVPPLSLVIDDQGIYFNAEQPSRLEHILQSREFTAQDFQTASYLQQALTEAEISKYNVGNGTLDIPETDRKVLLVPGQVEDDASIRHGSPEIRTNLGLLKKVRELNPDAYIIYKPHPDVVSGNRVGAIPPEETSRYADQTVTECDILTCLKHADEVHTMTSLSGFEALLRGKTVHCYGLPFYAGWGLTQDYLHLPRRTRKLALWELVAGTLIHYACYVHPESKHPTNAITAIDILCEQKAKLQHTDLFSKHFIGKQWGKFKQICLLLK; encoded by the coding sequence ATGATGCTCTCCAGCTTAGGTTTATATCTACAACATAAGCATTTGCGTGCTTTTTTGCCCTCTAATATTCGATGCAATAATTATTTTGTGTTGTGGGGAAAAAAACATCCCAAACGCAAGTTTGTTGCTCAACATTTATTTAAACTGCCCACTGTTTATTTAGAAGACGGCTTTCTACGCTCAATCGGCCTAGGCGTAACAGGCTGCCCGCCGCTTGCTTTGGTTGTTGACGATTTAGGTATTTACTACGACACCACCCGCACGTCGCGTTTGGAGCAGTTGGTTTTGGCTGCGGACAGCATGCCGTCTGAAATCATTGAAGATGCTAGAAAAGCAATCGGCCTTATCGTTGCAAACAAACTTTCCAAATACAACCATGCACCAATCTTTTCAGACGGCCTCTCTGTCCAAAGGCCGTCTGAAAAAGAAGTTGTGTTGGTTATCGACCAAACTTTCGGCGATATGGCGGTGCAATACGGAGGCGCGGATACAGATACTTTTAAGCGCATGTTTCAGACGGCCTTATCTGAAAATCCCGATGCGGAAATCTGGGTTAAAACCCATCCTGATGTATTGAGCGGTAAAAAACGCGGCTACCTTACCGATCTCTCCACCCATGCGGAAAATGTACGTTTGGTAGCAGAAAACATCAATCCGATTTCCCTTTTGGAGCAAGCAGACAAAGTTTATTGCGTTACTTCTCAAATGGGATTTGAAGCCCTGCTGCTGGGCAAGCCCGTAGTAACTTTCGGGCTACCGTGGTATGCAGGCTGGGGCGTTTCTGACGACCGCCATTCCGGTGTAGCCGGTTTAACCGCACAAAAACGTCGCGCCCCCCGCTCGCTGTTGCAGCTTTTCGCTGCCGCCTATCTGCAATACAGCCGCTACATCAACCCGAACACAGGTAAAACAGGAACGATATTCGATGTTATCGACCATCTTTCCTCTGCCCGCCGCTTAAATGAAAAGCTGCGCGGCAATCTTTACTGCGTCGGCATGTCTTTGTGGAAACAGGCAGTGATCAAGCCGTTTTTCAACGTACCCTCTTGCCGCCTGCACTTCGTTTCGTCCTTCAAAAAACTGGAAAAATCTGTATTGCCACCTGATGCACGGCTTTTGGTTTGGGGAAACGGCAGTCAGGAATCGGCTGATTTTGTGCAAAAACACAATCTGTCCGTACTGCGAATGGAAGACGGTTTCATACGTTCGGTGGGATTAGGCTCCAATCTGGTGCCGCCGCTCTCGCTCGTTATCGACGATCAAGGCATTTACTTCAACGCAGAACAGCCTTCCCGCTTGGAACACATTTTGCAGAGCCGCGAATTTACCGCACAGGATTTTCAGACGGCCTCTTATTTGCAGCAAGCACTTACCGAAGCGGAAATCAGCAAATACAACGTCGGCAACGGCACGCTCGATATTCCGGAGACCGACCGTAAAGTACTGCTGGTGCCCGGTCAGGTAGAAGACGATGCTTCCATCCGCCACGGTTCGCCTGAAATCCGCACTAATTTGGGTTTATTGAAAAAAGTGCGCGAGCTGAATCCCGATGCCTACATCATCTACAAACCCCACCCTGATGTTGTGAGCGGCAACCGCGTCGGCGCAATTCCGCCGGAAGAAACATCACGCTATGCCGACCAAACCGTTACCGAGTGCGACATCCTCACTTGCCTGAAGCATGCGGATGAAGTGCATACCATGACTTCACTGTCCGGATTTGAAGCTTTATTGCGCGGTAAAACCGTACATTGCTACGGCCTGCCGTTTTATGCCGGCTGGGGATTGACTCAAGATTATCTGCACCTGCCGCGCCGCACTCGAAAATTAGCGTTATGGGAACTGGTAGCTGGCACCTTGATTCATTACGCCTGCTATGTCCACCCTGAATCAAAGCACCCAACAAACGCCATCACAGCCATTGATATTCTGTGTGAACAAAAAGCAAAATTACAACACACCGATTTATTTTCCAAACACTTTATTGGCAAGCAATGGGGGAAATTCAAACAAATTTGTTTACTACTAAAATAG
- a CDS encoding M48 family metallopeptidase — protein sequence MKSKFALRGSALLCAAVLAVSGCTSVADFAGYDSATLNEGAAKNYAQVMNEARSQKALDTSSKTARRVQAVFNRLKPHAEKANQTGVPFKWEMSVIRSNELNAWAMPGGKMAMYTGLVERLKLNDDEIAAVVGHEMTHALLEHSKKAIGQQVLTNIAVGVGGSVLAAKTGVSSDTVNLSSALLSEYGVNMPFSRSQEREADAGGVRLMAEAGYNPQAAITVWEKMEKEGGHNHGALATLASTHPSNKDRMEAIRKMLPEVMPIYERNKRRR from the coding sequence ATGAAATCAAAATTTGCATTACGAGGCAGCGCTTTATTGTGTGCGGCGGTTTTGGCGGTTTCGGGTTGTACTTCGGTGGCGGATTTTGCCGGTTACGACAGTGCAACCTTGAATGAAGGTGCGGCTAAAAACTATGCGCAGGTAATGAATGAGGCGCGCAGCCAAAAGGCATTGGATACGTCTTCCAAAACCGCGCGCCGCGTTCAGGCCGTGTTTAACCGCTTGAAACCGCATGCGGAAAAAGCCAACCAAACCGGCGTACCGTTTAAATGGGAAATGAGCGTGATCCGTTCCAACGAATTGAATGCTTGGGCGATGCCGGGCGGTAAAATGGCCATGTACACCGGTTTGGTTGAGCGTTTGAAATTGAACGACGACGAAATCGCTGCGGTAGTCGGCCACGAGATGACGCATGCTTTATTGGAACACAGCAAAAAAGCGATCGGCCAGCAAGTGTTGACCAATATTGCGGTTGGCGTAGGCGGCTCGGTATTGGCAGCCAAAACCGGTGTGAGCAGCGATACGGTGAATCTGTCTTCCGCTTTGTTGAGCGAATATGGCGTGAACATGCCTTTCTCGCGCAGCCAAGAGCGAGAGGCTGATGCCGGCGGTGTGCGTTTGATGGCCGAGGCAGGATACAATCCGCAAGCGGCTATTACCGTATGGGAAAAAATGGAAAAAGAAGGTGGTCACAACCATGGCGCATTGGCGACGTTGGCTTCTACCCATCCTTCCAATAAAGACCGTATGGAAGCTATCCGCAAAATGTTGCCGGAAGTGATGCCTATTTACGAGCGCAACAAACGCCGCCGCTAA
- a CDS encoding S49 family peptidase: MQYRIPQENQTSPDNPPPQNNAEGNWERNVMRDALLASYQEQRRTRFWRNIWRAVWTLIFLSIAVHSCSDSDSTAQFTAKSGEHTALITLNGAIGVDYEEDQVGMLRDSLEAAYSNPNVKGIIISANSPGGSPVVSNIAFNEIRRLKSEHKDIPLYVVAGDVCASGCYYIASAADKIYADPTSVVGSIGVIGGGFDLTGLMDKLGVKRRLKTAGSNKGMGDPFTPETPEQAKIWENMLADIHQEFIKAVKLGRGSRLKDKENPDVFSGRIYTGNEAKKIGLIDDHGSVYSVSRDVIKAPMLIDYTQEDNFRKLLSRSLRSETSAFLESIGNRIW, encoded by the coding sequence ATGCAATACCGCATTCCTCAAGAAAACCAAACTTCTCCCGACAATCCCCCGCCCCAAAACAACGCCGAAGGAAATTGGGAACGCAATGTGATGCGCGATGCCTTGCTGGCCTCTTACCAAGAGCAGCGGCGTACCCGTTTTTGGCGCAATATTTGGCGTGCCGTTTGGACATTAATCTTTTTATCCATCGCCGTGCATTCATGCAGCGATTCAGACAGTACCGCTCAATTCACCGCCAAATCCGGCGAACACACCGCTCTGATCACGCTCAACGGTGCTATCGGTGTCGATTATGAAGAAGATCAAGTCGGCATGCTGCGCGACAGTCTCGAAGCGGCTTACAGCAACCCCAATGTAAAAGGCATCATCATCAGTGCCAACAGCCCCGGCGGCTCCCCTGTGGTATCCAATATTGCCTTCAACGAAATCCGTCGCTTGAAGTCAGAGCACAAAGACATTCCGCTGTATGTGGTGGCCGGAGACGTATGCGCCTCAGGCTGCTATTACATCGCCTCGGCAGCCGATAAAATTTATGCCGACCCCACCAGCGTAGTCGGCAGCATCGGCGTGATCGGCGGCGGATTCGACCTCACCGGCTTAATGGACAAACTGGGTGTTAAACGCCGTCTGAAAACCGCCGGCAGCAACAAAGGCATGGGCGACCCCTTCACACCGGAAACGCCTGAACAAGCCAAAATTTGGGAGAACATGCTGGCCGACATCCATCAGGAATTCATCAAAGCCGTCAAACTCGGTCGAGGCAGCCGCTTGAAAGACAAAGAAAACCCCGATGTATTCAGCGGCAGAATCTACACCGGCAACGAAGCCAAGAAAATCGGCCTGATTGACGACCACGGCAGCGTTTACAGCGTATCACGCGATGTGATCAAAGCCCCGATGTTGATCGACTACACTCAGGAAGACAATTTCAGAAAACTGCTCAGCCGCAGCCTGCGTTCGGAAACCTCCGCCTTTTTGGAATCCATTGGCAACCGCATTTGGTAA
- a CDS encoding capsule biosynthesis protein, with the protein MGIVHTKSNLENLIFQNQRILLLQGPIGSFFKSFGDWLRLNHQKTVFKLNFNYGDEVYYPLSTGDTFAYRDTYQAFPDFLTQFITENEIDAIVCFGDTRPYHIVAKQVVEKLGLSFWAFEEGYFRPAYVTLEQDGVNAFSPIPREASFFTEQFSTLKQQNYQDPPAIKGGFVPMAKCAIRYYWAKNSKHKRYPHYIHHRCSSIPNYIRSWAISGVKRAAYMFKDRKFSQEIQSGKYGKFYILPLQVFNDSQVRIHSDFSSVQNFLLHVLASFATHAPDGINLIVKHHPMDRGFTDYRKTINRFIRQHPKLKGRVFYVHDAPLPVFLRHGIGMVTLNSTSGLSALIHDMPVKVLGRANYDISGITFQGSLAEFWKKPTPPAPDLFHAYRMYHINTTQINGSFYSTVNFPKISNSAPQNHACIEKTMLSSPMQTHCRLESLTYAPIHKASTHHSEAKSLHSVSIRNIHNGPK; encoded by the coding sequence ATGGGAATCGTGCACACCAAAAGCAATTTGGAAAATTTGATTTTCCAAAATCAACGCATCCTGCTATTGCAAGGCCCTATCGGGTCTTTCTTTAAAAGTTTCGGCGATTGGCTGCGTTTGAACCATCAAAAAACCGTGTTTAAGCTTAATTTTAACTACGGAGATGAAGTTTATTACCCTCTAAGCACCGGCGATACTTTCGCCTACCGAGATACTTATCAAGCTTTCCCTGATTTTTTAACCCAATTCATCACCGAAAATGAAATCGACGCCATCGTGTGCTTTGGCGATACCCGTCCTTATCATATCGTCGCTAAACAAGTGGTCGAAAAGCTTGGATTAAGCTTTTGGGCATTTGAAGAAGGGTATTTCCGCCCCGCTTACGTTACTTTAGAACAAGATGGCGTTAATGCTTTTTCGCCCATTCCACGTGAAGCTTCTTTTTTCACGGAACAATTCTCTACCCTCAAACAACAAAACTATCAAGATCCTCCTGCAATCAAAGGTGGTTTTGTGCCTATGGCCAAATGTGCCATCCGTTACTATTGGGCAAAGAACAGCAAACACAAACGATATCCCCACTACATCCACCACCGTTGCAGCAGTATCCCGAATTATATCCGTTCGTGGGCGATTTCCGGCGTAAAACGTGCGGCCTATATGTTTAAAGACCGCAAATTCAGTCAAGAAATTCAAAGCGGCAAGTACGGCAAATTTTATATTCTGCCGCTGCAAGTATTTAACGACAGCCAAGTTCGCATACACAGCGACTTTTCTTCGGTTCAAAATTTTTTACTGCATGTATTGGCTTCCTTCGCCACGCATGCACCTGACGGCATCAACCTGATTGTCAAACACCATCCTATGGACAGAGGGTTTACTGATTACCGAAAAACCATTAATCGGTTTATCCGCCAACATCCCAAGCTAAAAGGCCGCGTTTTTTATGTGCATGATGCCCCGCTGCCCGTATTTTTGCGCCACGGCATCGGCATGGTCACGCTGAACAGCACTAGTGGTCTTTCAGCGCTAATCCACGATATGCCGGTGAAAGTGCTCGGACGTGCAAACTACGATATTTCAGGCATCACATTTCAAGGAAGCCTGGCTGAATTTTGGAAAAAGCCGACACCGCCCGCCCCTGACCTGTTTCACGCCTATCGGATGTACCACATCAACACTACGCAGATTAACGGCAGTTTTTACAGCACGGTTAATTTTCCTAAAATCTCCAACAGCGCCCCGCAGAATCATGCCTGTATCGAGAAAACCATGTTGTCCAGCCCTATGCAGACACATTGTCGATTGGAGTCTTTAACCTACGCCCCTATTCATAAAGCCTCTACCCACCATTCGGAAGCCAAAAGTCTACACAGCGTTTCCATCCGCAATATTCACAACGGGCCTAAATAA